In Amia ocellicauda isolate fAmiCal2 chromosome 7, fAmiCal2.hap1, whole genome shotgun sequence, one genomic interval encodes:
- the LOC136753847 gene encoding uncharacterized protein F54H12.2-like, whose amino-acid sequence MAFVHCSSGECTKSELDLFQLAPTQTSIEKSFYVEVPPLTALSDNAPLEFYITGNGEDYLDLNNTVIYLTCKITRHDGTKLALDDRVGLVNYPMASLFSQVDITIGDRLISQSNNCYPYRAIIESILNYSESTLNTQYSAGLFVKDTAGQHEVTVLNGANLGFKNRAAYTAGSRKLELLGCIHADMFFQDKLMLNGVDIKIKLTCNREVFCLMSNAEDFKLSVLSAALFVKRVRVAPAVRLGHANALQVANAKYPVDRVQMKVFSLARGSRVCNQESLFLGQLPKIIVIGFVDNAAFSGDVTQNPFNFKHCDINFLDLYTDGEQIPTKLLQPDFANDNCVQEYFNLVETAGKRLKDKPLVVDHKEFARGYTLFAFNLSPDQECTGHYLLIKTGNLRAEIRFAQPLPTTVNMIVYAVFDNIVEINMRRQVLYDYS is encoded by the coding sequence atggcttttgttcactgcagttctggggagtgcaccaaatctgaactggaccTTTTTCAGCTTGCCCCCACACAGACCAGCATCGAAAAGAGCTTCTATGTGGAGGTGCCGCCCCTCACAGCGCTCTCTGACAATGCCCCCCTGGAATTTTACATCACTGGAAACGGTGAAGACTATCTAGACCTGAACAACACCGTCATCTATCTGACTTGCAAGATAACTAGGCATGATGGCACCAAACTGGCCCTGGATGATCGGGTGGGCCTGGTAAATTACCCCATGGCCTCCCTTTTCAGCCAGGTCGACATCACAATCGGGGAcagacttattagccagagcaacaactgttatccGTACAGAGCTATAatagaatccattctcaactacagtgaaagcactttgaacacacagtactctgcaggcctttttgtcaaggacactgccggccagcatgaagtaaccGTGCTGAACGGTGCAAACCTGGGGTTCAAAAATAGAGCTgcctatacagcaggaagccgaaaactagaattgttggggtgtattcatgcagacatgttttttcaagacaaattaatgctgaacggcgttgatataaaaattaaactcaCCTGTAACAGAGAAGTATTCTGTCTCATGAGCAACGCCGAGGATTTCAAGCTGTCGGTTCTCTCAGCAGCTCTGTTTGTCAAGAGGGTCCGGGTGGCCCCCGCGGTCAGGCTGGGTCATGCCAATGCACTGCAggtggctaatgcaaaataccctgtagatcgggttcagatgaaagtgttcagtctggccagagGAAGCCGGGTCTGCAACCAGGAAAGTTTGTTTCTGGGCCAATtgcctaaaataatagtaattggttTTGTGGATAACGCAGCATTCAGTGGTGATGTTACACAAAACCCCTtcaactttaaacattgtgatattaatttcctggACCTGTATACAGATGGGGAACAGATCCCCACTAAACTGCTACAACCGGACTTCGCAAATGATAACTGTGTCCAGGAGTACTTTAACCTGGTGGAAACAGCCGGAAAGCGCCTCAAAGACAAGCCTCTGGTAGTGGACCATAAGGAGTTTGCCAGAGGTTACACACTGTTTGCATTCAACCTGAGCCCGGATCAAGAGTGTACCGGGCACTATTTgctcataaaaacagggaacctgagagcagaaattcgttttgcccagccattaccaaccaccgtgaacatgatagtgtatgCGGTTTTTGAtaacattgttgaaattaacatgaGACGCCAAGTGCTTTATGACTAcagctga